tttctgttttacaatcttcttcacaggtttttgcttagagcattctcccttttcagtcgattgcaaaacagttttctgaaattttcctcttaattttgaaattgttttctttttcttaatttcagcatcagactctgtctcagactcatctgctgaataaaatttctcattttcatcatcagttttctcatcacaatcttcaactttgactttgtcaaagtttgtaacattttcacttatcgaaactgaattgattggttttgaacagggaaaattcaaactgtcagatttagtcacaaaacctatcaatttcttctcaagttcatcaattttgttcctcaaattctcagcttcactttcaagttgagatattctcccaaaatgagacttgatagttttttcattatcattcttcaaattttcaagaacagatttttcattcatcaaaacttttatctgttcctgaaattttgattcattcgctttcagattcttgttttcaagtttaatccagaaatctaaatcttctgaagatttctgtttgctttcaagctcttttaccaactctttgattttcttttgagcgcgttcaccttctttttcaagttcgataattttctgaagatgggaatttatcgtcttctgtttttcaatgttgtttttactgaacacatttctcccatcttcaagaattttcacttgcccctcaaattcttgatttttcaaagtcaaactgttaaaaccaaccaacagtttgtcattttcagctttcaacttctcacaattttctttcagaataagaatctgattttcagcaacgtgcttctcgtctttcaactttttgacttcagatgccaaacttgccatgtctttcacgagtttgtcattgtcagtcttaaagttgtcacacttagagcacactgtttcattcttcaccgattcttcagcttttgaagtttcttcttcctttgctatcaatgtacctgcacagaacattttaacgaaatcaagaggatttccattattatcaatataacaacctctcttaaaatcgtatttcatcacatgttttgccctgacacatttagcaacccttttgtgcatctcttcaatcacatctgaactcagatctagcacattattctccaaaaccttgatcatttctttctttttcttcctaacttcaagttcatgagctttaagtttgctgatgaattgatttagaggtagttttgaaaaatttgagtcctcccttaaatttttcaaacattcaccccattcaatcggtaatgcatctgcaaatttctccaatttttcaacatttgacggatatatctcatgatctttcagataattcagtaaaacactatatcggtctttaagatcatccaacgtttcgtctttcagacacacaaaatatttaaacctttttgcccatccatctttgctcacttttctataaccctcgtctagaaatccgtgatgccaatcattaaatctctcaaaataataattttcttcttcatcaaacattttgatcTCACTTTCTTCACTAAGTGACTTGATTCAAAAATTTGTTTTTCGCTCAAAGCTCAcacaatttcaatttcttgaaatttGCCCCTTGTAGAAATCCCTCGAATCACCTGTGAACACACAACCAAAtgattagtttaaaaaaaatatcatgCACAAACTTGTGATAGGGCCTTTGTAATAAAAATGGACGGTGATGTTGGGCTGGGATTGGGCCAAACTTGATGTGTAAGTGGGACGGTGCCTTTGAATTCAACAATACATTGGCTTGTGGCGGCAACAGTGATTGACCAACACTGAGATGGGCGGTGTATTAATGAACTATTGATCAATGATTTAATAGTGGGCGGTGGAAAGaattatgttaattgggccgataCAAACTAGTGGGCCGGTGACAATGATGGATTGTGTAGTTTTGGGCGGTTGGGCGGTGGGTAAAAAATGGATTGGTCACAAACACTTAGTGGGGCGGTGGACTTCAAGGAACGACTATTGGAATCAGTGAACTTCAATCAACAACAATTTGGCCGATTGTTTTCACCAATTAATGTATGTCTCAGTTACATGGGTCGGCAACAAGTATTGGACCTTTAAGCTCGATTTTACCGAACTGACAAATAGTCACGTGAAAACGATGACTAATAAGCGACCCAACACTCAACCCTTATAAGCGATCCATATTTGTCACAATGAGCGATTCTCAGTTTTTCTTAAAAGCGGGCCAAAGTCTGTCTTAAAAGCGGTTCAAGAGTATTACTTTTGGAGCGGCCCACACTTGACACTATAAGCGGTTCTGAATTTGACCTATGAGCGATTCAAGCTAAtttcaaataagcgatccacaatagtgccacataagcgatccacagCTGAAATTTTGACGCGAATTCGGACCGAAAAACTGCAATatctccaaaacggcttggagtttcgagctgaaatTTGGTAGGATTGTAGATCGAGTCTatgcgcacaacatatccaaaaatcagacgatttggaccgtgaaaacctgttcaatttgacgtttttcagtaaaaaaacgtaagaaatgagtagaagatgaagaaataggagaaatcggatctgaatcggctcaaatctgtacgagaacgatgtgtttgatcttgcaatcgagctcctagctctgataccaattgtaggaccggttttgcgaccgttcgattgcgtaacgaacgtttcacgtgcggaatccgtgaacgaacgtgaccgaacacacgataacgtactactaatgtgattccattgctaaacttgacgtgtacggtacaagaatcacaaatacaatactttctctctctactttctctctctagaaagtcttctctccaagtcttctccaaatcttctATCAAAATCTCTTCCAAGAACtaactaaactagtgacataatcccctatttatatggtcaaggcaacttaatgaaagttcacactaattacaagtttgccaccttgccatttctaactaaatatgacattatgcacttgattccttccggcttttcactacgactcggattgacgaaggcgatagacaaaatatgcatcaacataggataaccacttacccttaattaaaTGCTCCTATAACAAtaagttatcattcaagtatcgaaactgtcccattcgaagcactgtacagACGCAAGTGCAAAACTCCAATTTGTTgagcagaaataggagaaagttaaTTATCAGATCCtaaaattgtacaagaaacccctgaccaaaataactcaaatcaaggaaagactgaaaatgGCTCGAGATCGCCataaaagctatgcagacaatcgctgCAAGCCATTtaaagtttcaagtcggagacaaagtacttctgaaagtttctccttggaaaggaatagtacgattcggtaagaaaggaaaactgagtccaaaagtacataggaccatttccagtaattcaacgcataggaccagttgcctatcgtttacaactaccagaagaattaggcGGAGTACATGACATATTTCATGtctccaatctcaagaaatgtttaatctctggtagtacctcttcaaaatatagaggtaaatgaaaagttaaactTTGTTGAGAAACCCCTTCAGATGAAAGATGAAAGATCGAAGGATgaaatttctcaaacacaaaacgcctagtattggtcaaagtcaagtgggattcaaagaaaggaccagaatacactAAAGAACTGGAATCAAAAATGAAACAAAAAgatcctcatctatttcagtaaatctcgaggacgagatttttcttaaggtggggaggatgtaacaaccctcacccgaaactataaattattattttatttaacctataggaaaccctaattgagacacccaagtaatttggcataaaccctaaaaattttagaacaatcggaatcaggatcaggacccctaaaactcaggggggtaaaccctagcttacGATTATCCATATAATACGCTGTCTAAATTGAATTTATAAAAACTGTCGACTCACCTGAGCTAGTTGGACacgtacctaccctaccctaaaaatgacatcccaggcgatacgcgggaggttccccgaattcttccgcgacacgcgggagatgcaaattttcagtataaatagagggccttgggacttgaatctgggagttgaaacgacgtagaaATTCCAATTCTACGCTGAGTTATAGTTCAATTACTATAAAATCACTAATTAGTAGAGGGgatgctgctacgatacagggtattaactcgatcgctattacgattcattttccgaccgatcaatatatccaatggatgtttaagtgccgcccacattagggttatactttgtcgttcgtcgttaaatcgatggatgtttaagtatcgcactttatcgttcattgtgagaatttgatctcgtgagttatcgtaattgttgtattaagttacctacctagttcgtatgcactaagttacaaggctaaatcaataggctaagctctgcatgtataaatctgcaatatatcaaggcttatctgtagactaaactttggccgtatgaatctgcataattataatgtgagtcattctctttttatcaactgttttacaatactccaaattgtttttagaattgtaattacagtgattaagttgatgtaatcaccaaattacagccagtatgtggggtattgtgcacattactacagtttaaatcattttaggtgggcgaacctaatttaattgatttacgtcattcattggggcagccaatggtgatatgaccactgtcacagatccggtcgagtgacaaatactgtggatagttggttgatatcagaaacatgcgtaaaagatcttaacactgtgtattaaaataaatgtgtcattttcagtaaaatgaatgattcactcagtatttcccgctgacaaaacctttttaaaacgcgtttcaggtaattacagtagagtggagtaaggattggatccggcactaaaagacttcaagaagtggcttatattattaattaaatcacttaagaaatattgttttattaaaagctacctttgtaacaatggaatttattccatctatttaaataaaatccggtgttttctaaactctgatatttttcctaactcacggtcctgatgaaatttccgctgcaatgtttttcaaaataatcaccggtaccactggactgctcgcggcttccgatttcggctaggatggggtcgggggtcgtgacacctAAAACGCTCCGTAATCGAAAAACTGAACCCGCGTATCAGTATttaattgaaaaatgaaaaaaaaataaataaagtttatatgcttgtcgcggcccgcgacagacttCATTAAacccttcgcgtggcgcgacggacCTAAACTTGTCGGACACTTCTTATGACACGTGTCACCCACGTGTCGAACCTATACTCGTGACCAGTTAACCCTAAGCAGGATAATTTTTCTTTCTAATAAAAATGTATTTAATACTTTGTTATAATATTGTTGGTTTGTATTATTTCCCTTTTCCAGTGTTGAAACACTTGGGCTAAACAGCTTAAATTTGAAGCTGGTGAAACACAATGCAGGATCAGATACAATAATATAGAAGACGAAACAAAGGTACTTCGACAGTGAAAAGCCACTTCGTGTTAAAAAGTAAGGGGTGCTAAAATATGTTAATAATCGTCACACGAGAACCTATAATGAGTATAGTAGCACTTACATCTATGtgtaatttattaaataaatagattTATAAGAAGCATTTTTTTATACAACCCATTTAACACACGAGAACTTAGACTAGTATAATTAAAAACATATCACGACAAAATGGGAATTAAAAGCATACTTGGTTATTATAATGAGATCGTCTTTTAAGATTCCAAAATGTCTTATTTCGTATATTACGGTCTGTCTATACTTTGACCCAGTATGACCAATTGACCACATGCAAGTAAATTCTTGCCAATAGGGAGAAACAAAAtacaaacaaaattttataattttataacaCATAGTATCCACATGATTGGTGGTATTATTTACTTATAAGTTACACATCTAACGAGTTTTATTTCTATcatattgattttttttaaagtaaacttcattaaaaaaacTGACCGAAAACCCCCGAATCGGGGCGACCCAAGACAGACAACCAGACTACATATACACAAAATTACACCAATCGACTCAAGAGATGGGTCTATCTTTACTTCTATTACTAATCTACATGTATCCTAACGACTTAACATCACTAACTATATCGGCCACCTTAACTTGCTTGTTGTCGAACTTTAATTTGTTTCTTGCCCTCCAAATACACCAACATCCCACCCTCACAATGCCTAAAAAACATCTTTAGCTTTTCCGGACAACCCCACCACCTTATGCACTTCCAGCAGCTCCTTCACCGAACTCTTAACAAACGGGCTATCTTACACCATCTCGACACTACGAACCAAACTTGAGCAGCAATAACACACCTGGACAACAAATGGTCAACGCTTTCTTCACCAAACCTGCACATAAGACATGTAGTATCCCCGATGTCCAAACCGCGGCTGAGGAGAGCATCCAAAGTGGGGATTTTGCCCATCTCAGCTTTCCAAACAAAGAGATTACACTTAGCCGGGACCAATTTACTCCATTCCATGACATAAAAATCCCTGAACTCTTCCCCTTTAGACAATATACTCTTAACCTCTCTAACCAAAAAAAGTTCCGGATGTAGCCCCCACCCACTTCCATCTGTCCCGACACTCCTTAAGTTCCACCGAGTCCAGCCGCCTAGATAACCAGTTGAGCTCAATGATCTGGATGAAATTACTGGGACCAATCCTCCACTTCCAATTCACAAAATTACTTCCTTCTTGGACACAAATTATGCTCGCCACTTTACAATTCTTTTCGGATTCTAATTTGAAGATATTAggatatctatatatatatatatatatatatatatatatatatatatatatatatatatatatatatatatagggtcaggatttaaagagaacggtgaaaagtgtgaaaacggtgaaaacgattttggtggtgacatgtggcattgatgttaaattacactaaggggtaatattgtcaaaaaaacccactcacatgaactgattgttcaaataaaacgccataaaaacactcATAAGCTATTTTtttagctataatttacaacagctcaaaaaaaaacattttttgaatgccataaaacactcaaaacGCCATGAAAtgccataaaacactcaaaagctatttttttgagctataatttacaacagctcaaaaaaccatttttttaacgccataaaacactcaaaagctattttttgagctataatttacaacagctcaaaaaaccatttttttgaaCGCCGTAAAACACTCAAAACGCCATGAAACGCCATAAAACGTTCAAAAGCTATTTTttaagctataatttacaacagctaaAAAAAGCATTTTTTTTAACGTcataaaacactcaaaagctattttttgagctataatttacaacagctcaaaaaaccaTTTTTGAACGCCATAAAACATTCAAAAGCTATTTTtatgagctataatttacaacagctcaaaaaaccatttttttaacgccataaaacactcaaaactatttttttgagctataatttacaacagctcaaaaaacaaattttttttgcCCAGTtaagttaaaacgccataaaaaaactattttttgagctataaatTACAATAGCtcgaaaaaaccatttttttgagcTAGCTCCCAGTTAAAACGCCGTAACACTATTTTTTTAGCTATAATTTACAGCtccaaaaaatcattttttttaacgttataaaacactcaaaagctatttttttgagctataatttacaacagctcaaaaaaaccattttttaacgccataaaaacacctaaaaGCTATTTTTTGAACTATAATTTTCAACAGctcaaaaaaaaccatttttttagcCCCAGTTAAGTTAAAAGGCCATAACaaaaaaaagctattttttgagctataaattacaacagctcaaaaaaacacCTAGTTAAGAAAAACGCAatgaaaatacctagtctaaaacgccataaaacacccagttcagaaaaacgccataaaacacctagttcagaaaaacgccataaaacccagttaatttttttttcgaaaagtatattaatagtatactcgttggaaagataaaaaacgatgagttttatggtgtaatttttttcgaaaaataatcacgtataaaaaagttattgtcgtttaaatatcatgggggaaaatggcatgtgattagcagGTGCACCTTTTTTTGAATtttcctattttacccctcctAGTAGTTTCAAGACccatattatttacaaaaatgtcaccgcatcaatctcagccacaaaccattaagatcttgtggctgagaatcgttctcaccgttctcacactttgaggcgtTCTCTCCTGATCTTGTTCTTGTATATATATCTTTTAGAGGTTCATTATCCAACCAAGGATCAATCCAAAAGGCAATGTCTTGACCATCGCCCACCTCCCCTTTGGAAAACCTTCTTAAAGTAGTCCCCTCAATTTTAGTTCTAGCGCAGGTTTTAACTATATTGATCCAAACTCCACCGCAACATTTTTTAGTGGGAAGGAAATCCCAGTTCCTTCTACTAGTATGGATGGCTTCAACCACCTTTCTCCAAAGTTGATCGTTTTCCGATTTGAAACGCCATACCCACTTAGTAAGAAGAGTCGTATTGATTCTTTTTAACTTACAAATACCAATTCCTCCATCTTCTTTAGGAATAGTAACCCTATCCCGTAAAACCCAATGCATCTTGCAGTTCTCGCTATTCCCGCCCCAAAGGAATCTTCTAATCAACTTCTCCAAATCCTTGATCACTTTAGAAGGAGCCCTGTAAAGCGAGAAGTAATAATTTGGAAGGCTTTCAAGAACCGATTTGACAAGGACAATCCGCCCTCCCATAGAGAGGGTGTTCGCCTTCCAAGATGATAGTCTGGTTTCAAAAACATCGAACATCGGTTTCCAATTGTTGATAAGATTCATATTAGCTCCCACCATAAGCGCAAGGTACTTGAACGGGGTTTCCCCCGCAAGACAACCCACCATTATCGCCTTGTCCTTCACTTCCAAGTTGCTCACACCAATACCATAGAGATTGGGTTTGTTCAAGTTTATTTTCAGCCCGGAGCACAGATAAAACACCCGAAGGATTTCTATAGCGATCAGAATAAATATTAATTTGTTTAACTAGTTTATTTTGATATAATTGTATAGTTTTACGCAATTTAGTGCTATGTAACATAAATCTACATGCTTATACTCACAAATGTATGGATGAAATTGCCACCTACACGTTATAGATTGACAAAATGTAAAAAGAGGGTTGTATGCATAATTTACACACAAATTAACTACAAATATATTTCATTTCAATGACCTTCATAAGACTAGAAAGTTGCTTCTCTGAACACTTGATCCCGTCATCGTTTTCCTCGTCAATTATAATCTCGTTTTCAACTTCTTTGCCGAAATTCGCAACTACTTCAGTGATCTCTTGAACCAAGTCAACGATCACCCCATCGACCCCCATCAATATTTGTGCATTGACCACCTCTCGTGTGTTACTGAAAATTCAACAAACGTTGCATCTAATtagtgcatatatatatatatatatatatataatataacaaCAAATATGTAACAGGACAAACAACGAAAACAAAAGGAATATTGAAATTTCGCTgtgttttaaagaaaatgaatatTCTTACTTTAACTGGCCATAGCTTATGAGACTGAGTTTCAAGTCTTTAATTCTTTTAATTACTCCTGGATTTCTTAAGATGGATCTCACTTCACAAACCATACCATTTAAGCCGCCTGCTAAGCACAACTTCATTGCTTCATCCAAAGAATTCCTCCTTACGTCCGTATATGTTTCCACCCCTCCATTTGTCAGAAAGAAAACCTAATCGTGACATTATAACAAGCAAAAACACAATCAGATGAGCGGTTTCTTTAGTAACGAATCCAATTCCATTACATATATATAGACTTAACTGCACAAAAGTAACCAATATTGGTCTATACTTAATTACAAATAACCAACTTTGTCTGCACATACATAAATAGGTAATCCTTATAGGTTATTACACATTAAAATGTTGAAAGACATGTCATTGCCTTTAAAATTATAAGATTTCTTTTAAtgtaaaacatgtttcttttcaaCTTTCAAGGGTAAAGATCACCAAACTTGGTTACCGCTATTTGAAATAAACACAAGATACAAGTAAGATACAACTTACTGGATAAATGCTTTGGAGTTTCCGGGTCAAAAGAGCTGCATCAGGCTGAAAGCTTGAAAAGATGATGGATCGGTTTTTAGCATATTTGAATACAATCTGCCACAAAAAGAAACCAAGATCCATGAAAATGGTAACCCTTATATTAAAAAAACACCGGTTAATACAAAATGTTTAGAACAAGTGCATACGCGAAGAACAATTTGTATGACGTGAACTAGTTCTTCCTCTGTGTACAAAATATTATCATCAAACTTGAACTCAATATTgaaccccttggaatgatttatTTTTGTGAACACCTCTTCCAATGTGCATAGATAATCATCCTTTTCAACTTTCCACTCAAAAATCCTCCCATCTTTTGTTTTTCTAAACAAAGGCTTACCCACCTGATGTTATCAGGATCATAACCATCAAATCGATTAAATTTACAACGTACATGATATGGAATTGAATAACTTTGAACAAAAGATGCGCGTATGAAAATAACATTCATTACTTTGTTAGGCTCCCTTTGAGGTCCGTATGAAAGAAACTCGTCTAGATTCATATCGGTAACTCTTTTTTCAATTATTACACCCTGAAATCAAGTACCCATTAACTTCATAAGCATAGAGGGCACAAAAAATGAATATTTTTAAGAAAGATGTTTTATACCGCGTGTAGGTTTATAAGGGCATGTGTGGATCACCTAGAGTAAAACACAATGCATAGTAATATAAAGTTTAAACTGACCTTATCTTCAGTGTAGATGAAGTTGTCATGAAATATGATTGGACAATCGTCTTTGGTCACCTACAAAAAGAGGTTTGTGTTTACGTTTTTTTGTCTAAGTTTCTTCCATCACCCAAAACTTAGATCGAGAAATGTTCAAAgaaacaccaaagaaagaaaCAAATCAGTCCCTTGAATGATGTCAAAAACTTGAAAATTATATACGATAACTAACGAAACGAAAGCCAACTTGAATTATTTACATGACAATAACTACTTTTTTATTTCTTACTATTATTGTAACATACTTATATCATATGTTCGTCGAATTACCCAAAACTCAAGAGACTCTCTTCTCTTATAATATTTGGCAAACACTTCCATTGTGTTGTTTTGTTTACTTATGATATTATTAGTGATTgtgattttgttgttttgtttCACTTAGCCACACTTTATGTTAAATGGATTACTATACTTTACATGAAAAAAAAACTGTTTCTTAGAGCCAGTGTACTCGGTGGGAACAGCCGACCAACCACTATAGTCTGCCTAAATCCTTCATCTCACCCTTCCCATACTTTACGAATAGCTTGCTATAAGTGAATTTTATTGGATACGTTTGTTTCCTTGTATACATGAGatcccaagttcaaatcttattAAGACCAAGcgtaatggggcgttttttttaaaaaaaattgcccCAAAACGCCCTAAAACGCCCAACCCCCCACTACAGGGGGCGTTTTCCGGCgtgattttcgaaaaaaaattggGTCCGGCGTTTTAAAAATAACGCTTAATCGTGTGG
The Helianthus annuus cultivar XRQ/B chromosome 6, HanXRQr2.0-SUNRISE, whole genome shotgun sequence genome window above contains:
- the LOC110921337 gene encoding glycerophosphodiester phosphodiesterase GDPD3, producing MDTVFKFISPNSSQIPLKMALKTAHVTRLPNLDHVSDDINHTNNVVAFNTHHQKHHRQDVGDAVVFRKPADEFMVIGHRGTGMNLLQSSDHRMKMIKENSILAFNTAGEFNLDYIEFDVQVTKDDCPIIFHDNFIYTEDKGVIIEKRVTDMNLDEFLSYGPQREPNKVGKPLFRKTKDGRIFEWKVEKDDYLCTLEEVFTKINHSKGFNIEFKFDDNILYTEEELVHVIQIVLRIVFKYAKNRSIIFSSFQPDAALLTRKLQSIYPVFFLTNGGVETYTDVRRNSLDEAMKLCLAGGLNGMVCEVRSILRNPGVIKRIKDLKLSLISYGQLNNTREVVNAQILMGVDGVIVDLVQEITEVVANFGKEVENEIIIDEENDDGIKCSEKQLSSLMKVIEMKYICS